The following DNA comes from Pseudomonas triticicola.
GATAAACCCCACGAATGGCCCCGCCGCTGGCGACAAACGCAGACACGTCGTCACGGGCCGGAATCACCATTTTGTCGTCCTTGAAGGTCGAGTACAGCGACGCGGAGACACCTGCCGAAGTGGCGACATCACCCGCGTCAACACGGGCCAGCGCCGAACCGACCGGCAGGCAAAGCATAAAAGAAGAAATCAGGACTAACTTGCGCATGACGTGTTCCTCCACAAGCGCTAAGCAAAAAGGGAAGGGACTACATAACGTCAGAGGTGAACGGCGCGCCGGAGTTCCGTGAGCGCTGAAAACGAGGCGGCGAGGAACCGGGCAAAACGGCAGAGTGTCTACCG
Coding sequences within:
- a CDS encoding DUF2388 domain-containing protein, which produces MRKLVLISSFMLCLPVGSALARVDAGDVATSAGVSASLYSTFKDDKMVIPARDDVSAFVASGGAIRGVYLESVLQQVRQANPGLNATDEDLANAILVQYEGVQQ